The Ornithinimicrobium faecis region CGGCAGGTCCGTGTGGTTGGGCGTGCTGCCGGCGATGTCGAGCTTGTCCCAGTCATAGTCAACCAGCGCTCGAGCCCGCCACGGCAGATCGTTGTGCCCGTCGACGAGCGGGTGGTGGCGCAGCAGGTCCCGGACATGTTCCACAGAGTTCACCCGATGAGTCTTATCACTGTCGGCGGTCAGTCCTAGTGTTCAGACACCGAGCCGCGGCGAGTCCCGTCGTGACCCAGCCACCGGGTGCGCACCCCAGCGTGCCCTCACGAAGGAGTGAGCATGGCAATCCACCAGGAGACCTGGCCCGCAGGCACGCCCGTCTGGGTCGATCTGTCCGTCACTGACCCGGACGCCTCCCGTGCGTTCTATGCCGACGTGCTCGGCTGGGAGTTCACGCCGTCGGGCGAGCAGTTCGGCGGCTATTTCATGGCGCTGGTCGATGGTGAGCCCGCCGCCGGCCTGGCCCCGCCGATGGAGGGCATGGAGGAGGACACCCACGCCTGGACCACCTACCTCGGCACCGAGGACATCGAGGCGGTCACGCAGGGCGTCACCGATGCCGGCGGCACCGTCGTCATGCCCCCGATGCCGCTGGAGTCCCTCGGGTCGATGGCGATCTACACCGACTCCACGGGCGCCGTCTTCGGCGGGTGGCAATACGGCGAGCACACCGGCTTCAACGTCTATGACTCCCCGGGCTCGGTCTCCTGGTGCGAGGCCATGCTCGGCGACTTCGAGGCTGGCCAGGAGTTCTATGCGCAGGTCTTTGGCTTCACCTACGAGGACATGTCGTCCGAGGGCATGAAGTATGCGATGTTCAGCGTCCCCGGCGGGGAGCGGCCCGCCGGTGGCGTGGGGATGGTCGAGGGTGAGCAGCCCTACTGGTCGGTGACCTTCAACGTGCCCGACACGGATGCCGCGATCGAGCGCGCCACGGCCCGCGGGTCCCAGGTCCTCATGGAGCCCTATGCCTTCGAGTTCGGCCGGGTCGCGGTCATCACCGGTCCTGACGGTGAGCGGTTCGGTGTCATCGAGCCTCCGGCGGAGCCGGCCGTCTCGGCCGGGTGACGGGGCCGGGTCGAGCGGCAGGTGTCGGTCCACGGGTGGATGCTGGACGTATGCAGCTCGCCCGGGTGATCGAGACATCGGCAGCAGTCGCGGGGACCAGTTCCCGGACGGCCAAGGTGGCGGCCCTCGCCGCGACGCTGCGGGTGGCTGCCCCGGAGGAGGTCGGTGTCGTCACCGACTACCTGGCCGGGCGGCTGCCGCAGCGCACCGTCGGCGTCGGGTGGCGCGGACTGCAGGCACTTCCGGAGCCAGCCCTCGAGTCGACCCTGTCGGTCCAGGAGGTTGACGAGGCACTGAGCAATCTGCAGGCGATGGCCGGTGCCGGTTCGAGCGCTGCCCGAGGCGCGGCCGTGGTTGAGCTGTTCGGGCGGGCCACCGAGTCCGAGCAGCGCTGGCTCGTCGGGTTGATCACGGGTGAGCTGCGGCAGGGGGCCGGCGACGGGGTCATGCTCAAGGCGATCGCCGAGGCGGCTGGGGTGCCTGAGGGCGTCGTGCGCCGCGCGGTGATGCTGGCTGGCTTCGCTGGTCCGGTTGCCGCTGCTGCCCTCGGTGCCGCCTCTGGTGCTGATGCGGGGACTGGTGGCGGTGGCGGCGAGACCGCCGTGGCGGCACTCGAGGCCATCGAGCTCGAGGT contains the following coding sequences:
- a CDS encoding VOC family protein, which gives rise to MAIHQETWPAGTPVWVDLSVTDPDASRAFYADVLGWEFTPSGEQFGGYFMALVDGEPAAGLAPPMEGMEEDTHAWTTYLGTEDIEAVTQGVTDAGGTVVMPPMPLESLGSMAIYTDSTGAVFGGWQYGEHTGFNVYDSPGSVSWCEAMLGDFEAGQEFYAQVFGFTYEDMSSEGMKYAMFSVPGGERPAGGVGMVEGEQPYWSVTFNVPDTDAAIERATARGSQVLMEPYAFEFGRVAVITGPDGERFGVIEPPAEPAVSAG